One window of the Labilibaculum sp. genome contains the following:
- a CDS encoding glycosyltransferase, whose product MKIAAITITYNDNYKFDEWCQYYQDYKDDLYKHIIVDNGSTEEYLKKVKDYFKDSIIIERESNGGCTGAYNDGLHFALQDSIVESIMLIGNDIKWAKGAIKALYNYLYSNTNLGMVAPVMLKRNSKIIESYGVNVSSIGIPKIQNRNQSLSEVPVSKIVSYVQGGANMAKREFYEKVGLQDAKLFMYNDEIDMYFRMKKCGFIEGVTKESIAWHQHINYPSSQDMSADMAYLNGRNRVYIIKQHMGAKGVFLFSYMLFFETAVFIRDIFSKRSRKIYFHKWKGFWAGMINNMDNSFLNDNE is encoded by the coding sequence ATGAAAATTGCAGCAATAACCATTACTTATAATGATAACTATAAGTTTGATGAATGGTGCCAGTATTATCAGGATTACAAAGATGATTTATATAAACATATCATTGTAGATAATGGATCGACTGAGGAATATCTGAAAAAGGTAAAAGATTACTTCAAAGATTCCATTATCATTGAAAGAGAATCTAATGGTGGATGTACTGGGGCTTACAACGATGGTCTCCATTTTGCTTTACAAGATAGCATTGTAGAATCTATTATGTTGATTGGTAATGATATAAAATGGGCAAAGGGCGCAATAAAAGCTTTATATAATTATTTGTATTCGAATACAAATCTTGGAATGGTTGCTCCTGTTATGTTGAAAAGGAATTCTAAAATAATTGAAAGTTATGGTGTTAATGTTAGTTCTATAGGAATACCTAAAATACAGAACAGAAATCAAAGTCTTTCAGAAGTGCCTGTTTCTAAGATAGTTTCTTATGTTCAAGGCGGCGCCAATATGGCTAAACGGGAGTTCTATGAAAAAGTAGGCCTTCAAGATGCAAAATTATTTATGTATAATGATGAAATAGACATGTATTTTAGGATGAAAAAATGCGGTTTTATTGAAGGTGTTACAAAGGAATCAATAGCATGGCATCAACATATAAATTACCCAAGTTCTCAAGATATGTCGGCAGATATGGCCTATTTAAATGGCAGGAATAGAGTGTATATAATAAAACAGCATATGGGAGCTAAAGGTGTATTTTTATTCTCTTATATGCTGTTTTTCGAAACAGCTGTTTTTATAAGAGATATATTTAGTAAAAGAAGTAGAAAGATATACTTTCACAAATGGAAAGGATTTTGGGCAGGTATGATTAATAATATGGACAATTCATTTTTAAACGATAATGAATAA
- a CDS encoding DegT/DnrJ/EryC1/StrS family aminotransferase: MIVEKFKPISFSKAELNIPKLNERTEKKWQYACSGKAALYHCLKSLDVRGTVLLPTYVCDSILNPIKRLELSYICYDLNLDDLNVNIDDLEYKLINNDVSCVIIASMYGNPANMTQVEVICRKYNVSIIDDAAQSFEAKCDGRFIGTFGDAGFFSFSPGKATPGHLGAFFWTSSEDYIIKRKNHLFIHLIAYWDFYFNRYRIYRYKKFKIFTLLTYVKMILFKLFDSYNDDINSFEKAILGGILKANKEQIFRQDFLKELRVHLISKSTVRLITLGNDDANNHKIVLICADDIIVEIALLKLAKEGIYSIRGYQLLDDGKNCPNARSIVSRIIEIPLEDSNAKCEHIIKQLNKIFE; encoded by the coding sequence ATGATTGTTGAAAAATTTAAACCGATTTCTTTTTCTAAAGCAGAATTAAATATCCCAAAGCTTAATGAGCGAACTGAAAAAAAATGGCAATATGCTTGCTCTGGTAAAGCAGCACTATATCATTGTCTTAAGTCTTTGGATGTAAGGGGTACAGTACTCCTTCCTACATATGTTTGTGATTCTATTTTAAATCCAATTAAACGCTTAGAACTATCTTATATTTGTTATGATCTTAATTTAGACGATTTAAATGTTAATATAGATGATTTAGAATACAAGTTAATAAACAATGATGTTAGCTGTGTCATTATAGCTAGTATGTACGGCAATCCTGCTAATATGACGCAAGTAGAAGTTATATGTCGCAAATATAATGTATCAATTATAGATGATGCCGCTCAGAGTTTTGAAGCAAAATGTGATGGCAGATTTATTGGAACTTTTGGCGATGCTGGTTTCTTCTCATTTTCTCCTGGGAAAGCTACTCCTGGTCATCTTGGTGCTTTTTTCTGGACAAGTAGTGAGGATTATATTATTAAAAGAAAAAATCATCTTTTTATACATCTAATAGCTTATTGGGACTTTTATTTTAATCGATATCGAATTTATCGTTATAAAAAGTTTAAAATATTCACTCTATTGACTTATGTGAAAATGATTTTATTTAAGTTATTTGATTCATATAATGATGACATTAATTCTTTTGAAAAAGCTATTTTAGGTGGAATTTTAAAAGCCAATAAAGAACAAATATTTAGGCAAGATTTTTTAAAAGAATTAAGAGTTCATTTAATATCAAAATCTACCGTGAGATTAATAACATTAGGTAATGATGATGCGAATAACCATAAAATTGTGCTGATTTGTGCTGATGATATTATAGTAGAGATAGCACTCTTAAAATTAGCTAAAGAAGGCATATATTCAATAAGGGGGTATCAATTGTTGGATGATGGAAAAAATTGTCCTAATGCTAGAAGTATTGTTTCAAGAATTATAGAAATCCCACTTGAGGACAGCAATGCAAAATGTGAACATATAATAAAACAGCTAAATAAGATATTTGAATAA
- a CDS encoding O-antigen translocase, which produces MENENSAYKSIFKSTFLFGFVQVFNILAKVGLNKVVAILLGPEGMGIIGLFQSTINILKTALGLGISQSAVRDISEAKGENNPLRFATIISVTKRIIWLTALLGAMATIVFASYLSKWTFGNTDYTIAFIWVSIAVFLNILSEGQLAILKGVRQLKALAKASLLGSVIGVVVGVPFYYLFKMNGIVPSLIVSALSSTFFAWFYLRKIKYDKVSISFNICAIEGIGMIKMGIALMYVSFLGFVTDYIIRSYIANVSNIEMVGIFQAGATIITGYFGIIMTAMFTDYYPRISAINKDNEKLIKEMNRQSEVGLMLIGPLVVLFMFLMPLFVRLLYSEKFLISIDYLSYAVFGTLITICSNAMGIILLAKQKSKVFVYYVTITRVLTIIAEIIGYRYWGLMGVGITTIISAVMQFGLLQIIMRKMYRVVFHKNVLFMLFVIIIFSTMAFFIKDLSNVWLRYGLGVIVFILSILYSEYKMRTVMNINILTFIKNR; this is translated from the coding sequence ATGGAAAATGAAAATTCAGCTTATAAGAGTATATTTAAATCAACCTTTCTATTTGGATTTGTTCAGGTGTTTAATATTCTCGCAAAAGTTGGTTTAAATAAAGTTGTAGCTATTTTGCTGGGACCTGAAGGGATGGGGATAATTGGTTTATTTCAATCAACAATAAATATATTAAAGACGGCCTTAGGTTTAGGTATTTCACAGAGTGCTGTTCGAGATATCTCAGAAGCTAAAGGCGAAAATAATCCGCTAAGATTTGCTACGATTATATCTGTAACAAAAAGAATTATTTGGTTAACGGCTCTTTTAGGGGCAATGGCAACTATAGTTTTTGCTTCTTATTTGAGTAAATGGACTTTTGGTAATACCGATTATACAATAGCTTTTATCTGGGTTTCTATTGCTGTTTTTCTCAATATTTTAAGTGAAGGACAACTCGCTATATTGAAAGGGGTTAGACAGCTTAAAGCTTTAGCTAAAGCAAGCTTACTTGGTTCTGTGATAGGTGTCGTTGTTGGAGTTCCATTTTACTATCTCTTTAAGATGAATGGTATTGTACCATCGTTGATTGTATCTGCATTATCTTCTACTTTTTTTGCTTGGTTTTATTTAAGGAAAATTAAATATGACAAAGTTTCGATCTCTTTTAATATTTGTGCAATAGAAGGAATCGGAATGATAAAGATGGGAATTGCTTTGATGTATGTTTCTTTTCTTGGTTTTGTTACTGATTATATTATTAGAAGTTATATAGCAAATGTTTCCAATATTGAAATGGTTGGAATTTTTCAAGCTGGAGCAACAATAATTACTGGTTATTTTGGTATAATTATGACAGCAATGTTTACTGATTACTACCCGAGAATATCAGCTATAAATAAGGATAATGAAAAATTAATAAAAGAAATGAATAGACAATCAGAAGTGGGACTAATGTTGATTGGTCCTCTTGTAGTATTATTCATGTTTTTAATGCCTTTGTTTGTTCGGTTATTATATTCAGAGAAGTTCTTAATTTCGATTGATTATTTGAGCTATGCTGTTTTTGGGACTTTAATAACAATCTGTTCCAATGCTATGGGAATTATCTTATTGGCAAAGCAAAAATCAAAAGTGTTTGTATATTATGTTACGATTACGAGAGTGCTAACTATTATAGCTGAAATTATAGGTTATAGATATTGGGGACTTATGGGGGTTGGAATTACAACGATTATTTCAGCAGTGATGCAGTTTGGGTTATTACAAATCATTATGAGGAAAATGTATAGAGTAGTTTTTCATAAAAATGTTTTATTTATGTTGTTCGTTATTATCATATTTTCGACAATGGCTTTTTTTATTAAAGACTTGTCTAATGTTTGGTTACGATATGGACTTGGTGTAATTGTTTTTATTTTATCCATTTTGTATAGTGAGTATAAAATGAGAACAGTTATGAATATTAATATATTAACCTTTATAAAAAACAGATGA
- a CDS encoding GNAT family N-acetyltransferase has translation MQNLRIVKHQDVSDDEVLRICNIKSAFGAYSIESQEEWMDNHLKNNDIHFLLYENNELIAYLNLIDIHISINSELINAYGIGNVCSKINGRGYGKKLLLELNNFLLSNNKIAYLFCKDSLVDFYKKYNWILLKNDNSKIIQNDIKSMLFNFSGEIDCLEYRGDLF, from the coding sequence ATGCAGAATTTAAGAATTGTCAAACATCAGGATGTTTCGGATGATGAAGTATTGAGAATATGCAATATTAAATCTGCTTTTGGCGCTTATAGTATTGAAAGTCAAGAAGAGTGGATGGATAATCATTTAAAAAATAATGATATTCATTTCCTTTTATATGAAAATAATGAGTTGATTGCTTATTTGAATCTAATAGATATTCACATTTCAATTAATAGTGAATTAATAAATGCTTACGGTATTGGTAATGTGTGTTCAAAAATTAATGGACGAGGTTACGGTAAGAAATTACTGTTGGAATTAAATAACTTTCTTTTATCAAATAATAAAATAGCCTATTTGTTTTGTAAAGATAGTTTAGTTGACTTTTATAAAAAGTATAACTGGATTTTATTAAAGAATGATAATTCTAAAATAATTCAAAATGATATAAAGTCAATGTTATTTAATTTCAGTGGGGAAATTGATTGTTTGGAATATAGAGGTGATTTATTTTAA
- a CDS encoding aminotransferase class V-fold PLP-dependent enzyme — protein MPDNISEGVNEILNSGQLAYGVHTRQFEDKLRSFVGNPSLLTVSGNSVFFALKLIGIQEGDEVIASPMACLATNQPVAYAGAKIVWADIDPLTASLDPEDVKMKITPKTKAIIHYHWSGYPGYIDEINAIAKEKGIYVIEDASESFGAEYKGKILGNTNTDIVCYSFTPVRLPNAIDGGGLAFNDKALFDMACLMRDYGIDRSKFRDDLGEISDLCDISTAGDACAMNNLSGYIGSQQMDYIANLYVKQRQNAINWMDYFSDNGDISVLNLRGEINPSYWSYTILSDKRDDLLNDFRQKGYYASKMHLRNDLYSVFKTGIQNFIGLNEFSGKQLNLPCGWWIDDIKMGL, from the coding sequence ATGCCTGATAATATCTCTGAGGGGGTGAATGAAATTCTGAATTCCGGTCAATTAGCTTATGGTGTGCATACACGACAATTTGAAGATAAATTAAGATCTTTTGTTGGTAATCCTAGCCTATTAACGGTATCTGGAAATTCTGTGTTTTTTGCACTCAAGTTAATCGGAATACAAGAAGGTGATGAGGTTATTGCTTCACCAATGGCTTGTTTGGCAACAAATCAACCTGTTGCCTATGCAGGAGCTAAAATAGTATGGGCTGATATCGATCCTTTAACAGCCTCTTTAGATCCGGAAGATGTAAAAATGAAAATAACACCCAAAACGAAAGCAATCATTCATTATCATTGGAGTGGCTATCCTGGATACATCGATGAGATTAATGCAATAGCTAAAGAGAAAGGAATCTACGTGATTGAGGATGCCTCAGAATCTTTTGGTGCGGAGTACAAAGGAAAAATATTAGGTAATACGAATACGGATATCGTTTGTTATTCCTTTACGCCGGTACGTTTACCCAATGCCATTGATGGTGGTGGATTGGCTTTTAATGATAAGGCATTATTTGATATGGCATGCTTGATGCGCGATTATGGTATCGATCGATCTAAATTTAGAGATGATTTAGGAGAGATTTCGGATCTCTGTGATATATCAACCGCAGGAGATGCTTGTGCGATGAATAATCTTTCTGGTTACATAGGTTCTCAGCAGATGGATTATATTGCTAATCTCTATGTCAAGCAGAGACAGAATGCCATCAATTGGATGGATTATTTTTCGGATAATGGAGATATTAGTGTCTTAAATTTAAGAGGTGAGATTAATCCTTCATATTGGTCATATACGATTCTCTCTGATAAAAGAGATGACTTATTAAATGATTTTCGACAAAAAGGATATTATGCTTCGAAGATGCATTTAAGAAATGACTTATACTCAGTCTTCAAGACAGGAATACAGAATTTTATTGGTCTTAATGAATTTTCAGGTAAACAACTAAACCTGCCATGTGGATGGTGGATTGATGATATAAAAATGGGATTATAA
- a CDS encoding DegT/DnrJ/EryC1/StrS family aminotransferase, with amino-acid sequence MIPLIKTLLPPKEILMPRLEEILYSGYIAQGEAVDQFEMEFSKYIGCKNSLSVNSGSSALHVALILAGVKPGDEVISTPITAEPTNTVIAQTGAKIIWADIDPNTGNICPDDVERKITSKTKAIMVVDYAGIPVNIKRFQEIEKKYGVSVIEDAAHALGASYEGEKLGNHFKYTTFSFQAIKHLTTVDGGMVCIKDDAEYEQAKLIRWFGISKGVSRLENDIKAQGYKYHMNNINATIGLVQLETIQSIVDQYIDNGKYFDKALQNVAGVQLMGYYDNSEPSYWLYTMKVERRDAFVQMMADNGVMASELHKRNDLHSIFSASKCELLNVDAFEKEWVHIPCGWWVSNEDREEIVSLIKKGW; translated from the coding sequence ATGATACCATTAATAAAGACATTATTACCGCCCAAAGAAATTCTGATGCCTCGATTGGAGGAGATTTTGTATTCGGGCTACATTGCACAAGGGGAAGCTGTTGATCAGTTTGAGATGGAGTTTTCTAAATACATTGGCTGTAAGAATAGTTTATCGGTGAACAGTGGTTCATCCGCTCTTCATGTGGCTTTAATTCTTGCGGGCGTAAAGCCTGGTGATGAAGTGATATCAACTCCCATTACAGCAGAACCGACCAATACGGTTATTGCACAAACCGGTGCGAAAATCATTTGGGCCGATATCGATCCCAATACAGGTAATATTTGTCCTGATGATGTTGAAAGGAAGATTACCAGTAAAACTAAAGCCATTATGGTGGTTGATTATGCTGGTATACCGGTTAATATTAAACGATTTCAGGAAATTGAAAAGAAATATGGTGTTTCTGTGATTGAAGATGCAGCCCATGCATTAGGGGCTTCTTATGAAGGGGAGAAATTGGGGAATCACTTCAAATACACCACTTTTTCATTTCAAGCGATTAAACATTTAACCACGGTTGATGGAGGAATGGTTTGCATAAAGGATGATGCTGAATATGAACAAGCGAAATTGATTCGCTGGTTTGGTATCTCTAAAGGAGTAAGCCGTCTTGAAAATGATATTAAAGCTCAAGGCTATAAATATCACATGAACAATATAAATGCGACTATAGGTTTGGTTCAATTGGAGACAATTCAATCAATAGTTGATCAGTATATTGATAATGGAAAATACTTTGATAAAGCTTTGCAAAATGTTGCAGGGGTTCAATTAATGGGGTATTATGATAATTCAGAACCTTCTTATTGGCTTTATACTATGAAGGTAGAGCGACGTGATGCTTTTGTTCAAATGATGGCGGATAATGGAGTCATGGCTTCTGAACTTCATAAAAGAAACGATTTACATTCAATTTTTTCGGCATCGAAATGCGAATTGCTAAATGTAGATGCTTTTGAAAAGGAATGGGTTCATATCCCTTGTGGTTGGTGGGTTTCAAATGAGGATAGAGAAGAGATAGTTTCCTTGATAAAGAAAGGCTGGTAG
- a CDS encoding polysaccharide biosynthesis protein, whose translation MFKDKVLMITGGTGSFGNAVLNHFINSDIKEIRIYSRDEKKQEDMRIAYKNDKINFIIGDVRDFDSINNAMAGVDYLFHAGALKQVPSCEFYPMQAVKTNILGAENVLEAAARNNVKRVVVLSTDKAVYPINTMGMTKALMEKMAISKARDSRVKENEGVICATRYGNVMCSRGSIIPLFIKQIKEGSPLTITNPQMTRFMMSLDDSVNLVLFAFANAEPGDIFVQKAPAATIETLAIALKELFNADTEIQIIGARHGEKMYESLCGKEEMSKAEDMEDFYRVPADMRDLNYTKYVQTDGPKLKDNEYNSNNTKRLNVQELKELLLTLDYVRDELGLETLKELA comes from the coding sequence ATGTTTAAAGATAAAGTATTAATGATTACAGGAGGGACAGGTTCTTTTGGGAATGCTGTTTTGAATCATTTTATTAATTCAGACATTAAAGAAATTCGTATTTATTCTCGTGATGAAAAGAAACAAGAGGATATGCGAATTGCGTACAAAAATGATAAAATAAATTTTATCATTGGAGATGTTCGTGATTTTGATAGCATTAATAACGCTATGGCAGGTGTCGATTATTTATTTCATGCTGGTGCATTAAAGCAGGTACCTTCTTGTGAATTCTATCCGATGCAAGCGGTAAAAACCAATATACTAGGTGCTGAAAATGTTTTGGAAGCGGCAGCTAGAAATAATGTAAAACGTGTTGTTGTCTTAAGTACCGATAAAGCAGTTTATCCGATTAATACTATGGGGATGACTAAGGCTCTAATGGAGAAAATGGCTATTTCTAAGGCCAGGGATTCTAGAGTGAAAGAAAATGAGGGCGTTATTTGTGCTACTCGTTATGGAAATGTGATGTGTTCAAGGGGATCAATTATCCCATTATTTATCAAGCAGATTAAAGAAGGAAGTCCTTTAACCATTACCAATCCGCAAATGACTCGTTTCATGATGTCTTTGGATGATTCGGTTAATTTGGTATTGTTCGCTTTTGCAAATGCCGAACCAGGGGATATTTTTGTACAAAAAGCACCTGCAGCAACGATTGAAACCTTAGCGATTGCACTAAAAGAATTATTTAATGCCGATACTGAAATTCAAATTATAGGTGCTCGACATGGTGAAAAAATGTACGAATCTTTATGTGGCAAGGAAGAAATGTCGAAAGCTGAGGACATGGAAGATTTTTATAGGGTTCCTGCGGATATGAGAGATTTGAATTATACAAAATATGTACAGACAGACGGTCCTAAATTGAAAGATAATGAGTACAATTCGAATAATACGAAACGTTTGAATGTGCAGGAGTTAAAGGAATTGTTACTTACTTTGGATTATGTACGTGATGAATTAGGATTGGAAACATTAAAAGAATTGGCATGA
- the wecB gene encoding non-hydrolyzing UDP-N-acetylglucosamine 2-epimerase has protein sequence MKKVMLVFGTRPEAIKMAPLVKEFQKHPEQFETIVCVTAQHREMLDQVLDLFEIKPDYDLNLMKQGQDLYDVTSRVLLGMRDVLTEVKPDLVLVHGDTTTSTASALAAFYQQIPVGHVESGLRTHNLYSPWPEEANRQITGRLATYHFSPTETSKKNLLAEGIKEENIFVTGNTVIDALYMVLDQIKDRSDLKEQVEAKLLSCGLKKEVVEHYMMRDIATVDRSPLTKGHSLDTIEDRRLVLITGHRRENFGDGFLNICNAIKQLGETYTDVDFIYPMHLNPNVRKPIEEVFGSIIEIEGNSCNSNIHFIEPLEYLPFVYLMSQSHLVLTDSGGIQEEAPGLGKPVLVMRDTTERPEAVEAGTVKLVGTDKDAIINEVAALLNDEVYYNSMAKANNPYGDGEACSKIINELV, from the coding sequence ATGAAAAAAGTAATGCTAGTATTTGGAACCCGCCCAGAGGCCATCAAAATGGCTCCCTTGGTAAAAGAATTCCAAAAACATCCGGAACAATTTGAAACTATAGTTTGTGTAACTGCACAACATCGTGAGATGTTGGATCAGGTCTTGGATTTATTTGAGATTAAACCTGATTATGACCTGAATCTGATGAAACAAGGTCAGGATTTGTACGATGTAACTTCACGTGTACTTTTGGGAATGCGTGATGTATTGACTGAGGTGAAGCCTGATTTGGTTTTGGTTCACGGTGATACAACGACTTCGACTGCCTCTGCTTTGGCTGCTTTCTATCAGCAAATACCAGTTGGCCATGTTGAATCGGGTTTACGAACGCATAATTTATACTCTCCTTGGCCGGAAGAAGCCAACCGTCAAATAACAGGTCGATTGGCTACTTATCACTTCTCTCCAACCGAAACAAGTAAGAAAAACTTGTTAGCTGAAGGCATCAAGGAAGAAAATATTTTTGTGACGGGTAATACCGTTATCGATGCTCTTTATATGGTTTTGGATCAAATCAAAGATCGTTCTGACCTAAAAGAGCAAGTTGAAGCAAAACTTCTATCATGTGGGTTAAAAAAAGAAGTTGTTGAGCATTATATGATGAGAGACATAGCCACAGTTGATAGATCTCCTCTAACCAAAGGGCACTCTTTAGACACCATTGAAGATCGCAGATTAGTTTTAATTACAGGGCATCGTCGTGAAAATTTTGGTGACGGTTTCTTAAACATTTGTAATGCTATTAAACAGTTGGGAGAAACCTATACTGATGTGGATTTTATCTACCCAATGCACTTGAATCCCAACGTTCGCAAACCTATTGAAGAGGTATTTGGATCCATTATTGAAATTGAAGGAAATTCGTGTAATTCGAATATACATTTTATTGAGCCTTTAGAATATTTACCTTTCGTTTACTTGATGTCACAATCTCATTTGGTTCTAACCGATTCAGGAGGAATCCAAGAAGAAGCTCCAGGCTTAGGTAAGCCCGTATTGGTAATGCGGGACACTACGGAACGCCCCGAAGCAGTTGAGGCTGGTACTGTGAAACTTGTTGGTACAGATAAAGATGCAATTATTAATGAGGTTGCTGCATTATTAAATGATGAAGTTTATTACAATTCTATGGCTAAAGCTAATAATCCATATGGAGATGGGGAAGCTTGTTCTAAAATAATTAATGAATTGGTATAA